A single region of the Mugil cephalus isolate CIBA_MC_2020 chromosome 4, CIBA_Mcephalus_1.1, whole genome shotgun sequence genome encodes:
- the LOC125007461 gene encoding MAP kinase-activated protein kinase 2-like, producing the protein MHHNQEEQTVNPITAQHGTAHNSDSNNQGSSLGSGLADLQPPPYSKLEFKRHAVTDDYKVTAQVLGLGINGKVLECYCKKTGEKCALKILYDTPKARREVELHSRVSGGPHIVRILSLYENMHLGKKCLLIVMECMEGGELFSRIQARGDQAFTEREVSEIMHDIGTAIDYLHHMDIAHRDVKPENLLYTTKESNGTLKLTDFGFAKETTVHNSLQTPCYTPYYVAPEVLGPEKYDKSCDMWSLGVIMYILLCGFPPFYSNTGQAISPGMKQRIRLGQYEFPNPEWADVSEEAKQLIIQLLKTDPSERMTIGQFMNHPWISQSMVVPPTPLHTSRVLTEDKELWDDVKEEMTSALATMRVDYDQVKIKDLDTSNNPLLNKRRKRPVPGGADRAEEANRGDGGGRVVCNSNREVTFSEEHGEMIIGQK; encoded by the exons ATGCATCATAACCAGGAGGAGCAGACGGTAAATCCAATTACTGCGCAGCACGGGACAGCGCACAACAGTGACTCCAACAACCAGGGGAGCAGCCTCGGCAGCGGCCTCGCTGACCTCCAGCCACCTCCTTATTCTAAACTGGAGTTCAAGAGACATGCAGTGACCGATGATTATAAAGTCACGGCTCAGGTTCTTGGCCTGGGAATCAATGGCAAAGTGCTGGAGTGTTATTGCAAGAAAACAGGGGAGAAATGTGCCCTTAAG ATTCTTTATGACACTCCTAAAGCCCGCCGGGAGGTGGAGCTGCATTCGCGGGTGTCTGGAGGGCCCCACATTGTACGAATACTCAGTCTCTATGAGAACATGCACCTGGGGAAGAAATGTCTACTCATTGTCATGGAATG TatggagggaggggagctgTTCAGTCGCATTCAGGCCAGAGGAGACCAGGCCTTCACAGAGAGAG AGGTGTCAGAAATCATGCATGACATTGGCACGGCAATAGATTACCTCCACCACATGGACATTGCTCATCGCGATGTAAAG CCTGAAAACCTGCTCTACACCACCAAGGAGAGCAACGGTACTCTGAAACTGACTGACTTTGGCTTCGCTAAGGAGACAACAGTGCACAACTCCCTCCAAACTCCCTGTTACACTCCATATTATGTTG CACCAGAAGTGCTCGGGCCAGAGAAATATGACAAATCATGCGACATGTGGTCTTTGGGAGTCATCATGTACATTTT GCTTTGTGGATTTCCTCCTTTCTACTCAAACACAGGTCAGGCCATCTCACCAGGCATGAAGCAGAGGATCAGGTTGGGCCAGTATGAGTTTCCCAACCCAGAATGGGCTGACGTTTCTGAAGAAG CCAAACAGCTCATTATTCAGTTACTGAAGACAGACCCCAGTGAGAGGATGACCATTGGACAGTTCATGAACCATCCTTGGATCAGT CAGTCAATGGTGGTCCCTCCAACGCCTCTGCACACTTCTCGTGTTTTGACTGAAGACAAGGAGCTGTGGGACGACGTGAAG GAGGAAATGACCAGTGCCCTGGCCACCATGCGTGTTGACTACGACCAGGTGAAGATCAAGGACTTAGACACATCCAACAACCCTCTGCTCAATAAGAGACGCAAGAGGCCCGTCCCCGGAGGAGCTGACAGAGCAGAGGAGGCTAACCGAGGGGATGGAGGGGGAAGAGTGGTGTGTAATAGCAACAGAGAAGTGACTTTTTCTGAAGAACACGGGGAAATGATTATCGGGCAAAAGTAG
- the si:dkey-197j19.6 gene encoding neural Wiskott-Aldrich syndrome protein produces the protein MASYNFPGSAVMSDLLAIREKGVLLSLLEPHCKLIKTTVAQVLQSREGECPGWSRLDCGVVCLVEDESVSSHFLRLYCIKRAKLLWEHELYIPFRYTAKCAFFHTFPADDHYVGLNFANKIEAEEFQLAVDAVHEKMACLIEANTETVDRSTSDPCDLDEPEDDLDEEKHFAVDSPSATVSPTTSCFKELDPVMRKLLIQARLTEEDLKNKDIAEAVDCIINRYGGLHAVQRELRKAGPVSQTLPRAAGKSFYKAQPLPPVPSIKDRTTFEQTTQGTVAPDERKDSAYIVTSPSPAVTDRITRSTSFKQVGIPTARENGDLILAALKEVFRKKQMLEQSTYQEES, from the exons ATGGCGTCCTACAACTTCCCTGGAAGCGCGGTCATGAGTGACCTGCTCGCGATCCGGGAGAAAGGTGTCCTGCTCAGCCTGCTGGAACCTCACTGTAAG CTGATCAAAACTACAGTAGCACAGGTACTGCAGTCCAGAGAGGGTGAGTGTCCAGGCTGGAGTCGTCTCGACTGTGGCGTGGTGTGTCTCGTTGAGGATGAATCTGTGTCTTCCCACTTCCTGCGTCTCTACTGCATTAAG CGTGCCAAGTTGTTGTGGGAGCATGAATTGTACATTCCATTCAGGTATACTGCAAAGTGTGCATTCTTTCACACTTTCCCTGCTGAC GACCACTATGTAGGCCTCAACTTTGCAAATAAGATCGAGGCAGAGGAATTTCAACTTGCAGTGGATGCTGTTCACG AAAAGATGGCCTGCCTGATTGaggcaaacacagaaacagtggACAGATCAACCAGTGATCCCTGTGATTTAga TGAACCAGAGGACGACTTGGATGAGGAGAAACATTTCGCCGTGGACTCACCGTCCGCCACCGTTTCACCAACTACTAGCTGT TTCAAGGAGCTGGACCCTGTTATGAGGAAGCTGTTGATTCAGGCAAGACTCACCGAGGAGgacctgaaaaacaaagacattgcAGAGGCTGTGGACTGCATCATCAACCGATACGGAGGACTGCATGCTGTGCAGAGAGAGCTCAGGAAAGCAG GACCAGTCTCTCAGACATTGCCTAGAGCTGCCGGGAAGTCCTTCTATAAGGCTCAGCCTTTGCCGCCTGTGCCCTCCATCAAAGACAGAACCACCTTTGAGCAGACAACACAAGGCACAGTGGCACCAGACGAGAGAAAGGACAGCGCTTATATTGTTACTAGTCCCTCACCGGCTGTTACAGACAGGATAACAAGGAGCACAAGTTTCAAACAA GTGGGCATCCCAACGGCAAGAGAGAACGGCGACCTCATCCTGGCTGCACTGAAAGAagtattcagaaaaaaacagatgctCGAGCAAAGCACATATCAAGAGGAAAGTTAA
- the pfkfb4b gene encoding 6-phosphofructo-2-kinase/fructose-2,6-bisphosphatase 4b isoform X1, giving the protein MLDNEEIMLDSYPRELRQNPLRKIWMPYKNGHIAQRRVCMTNCPTLIVTVGLPARGKTYISKKLTRYLNWIGVQTKEFNVGQYRRECLKIYKSFEFFRPDNEEGLKIRQQCAMSALNDVRQYLSVEGGQVAVFDATNTTRERRGTIVKFAEQNGFKVFFVESVCEDPDVIEQNIVQVKLGNPDYIHCDSQEAIEDFMERIKCYESSYQPLDEVLDRDLSYIKIMDVGRRYLVNRVVDHIQSRIVYYLMNIHITPRSIYLCRHGESDLNIKGRIGGDAGLSARGKDFAKGLRKFIQDQNIKDLKVWTSQMKRTIQTAECLGVPYEQWKSLNEIDAGVCEEMMYEEIQEHFPLEFALRDQDKYRYRYPKGESYEDLVQRLEPVIMELERQENILVICHQAVMRCLLAYFLDKTADELPYLKCPLHTVLKLTPMAYGCKVESVYLGVDAVNTHRDRPENVNVQRSTEDALQTVPDHF; this is encoded by the exons ATGTTAGACAACGAAGAAATTATGCTGGACTCTTACCCGCGGGAGCTCAGACAGAACCCGCTCAGGAAGATCTGGATGCCGTACAAAAACGGCCACATAGCTCAGAGACGCG TGTGTATGACAAACTGTCCGACCCTCATTGTGACGGTTGGACTTCCAGCCAGAGGGAAGACTTACATTTCAAAGAAGCTCACCCGCTACCTAAACTGGATAGGTGTACAAACCAAAG AGTTCAACGTCGGCCAGTACCGGAGGGAGTGTCTGAAGATCTACAAATCCTTTGAGTTTTTCCGTCCAGATAATGAAGAAGGCTTAAAAATCAGGCA GCAGTGTGCCATGTCGGCCCTTAATGACGTCCGGCAGTACCTGAGTGTTGAAGGAGGACAGGTTGCG GTTTTTGATGCCACAAATAcaacaagagaaagaagaggaaccaTCGTCAAGTTTGCTGAGCAGAATGGCTTCAAG GTATTTTTTGTGGAGTCTGTGTGTGAAGATCCAGACGTCATTGAACAAAATATAGTG CAAGTGAAGCTGGGAAACCCGGACTACATACACTGCGACTCACAGGAGGCCATCGAGGACTTCATGGAGAGAATAAAGTGCTACGAGTCATCCTACCAGCCTCTGGATGAGGTCCTGGACAG GGATCTGTCCTACATTAAGATCATGGATGTGGGCCGTCGTTACCTGGTGAACCGCGTGGTGGACCACATCCAGAGCCGAATCGTCTACTACCTGATGAACATCCACATCACACCACGCTCCATCTACCTGTGTCGCCACGGTGAGAGCGACCTCAACATTAAGGGACGCATCGGAGGAGACGCTGGCCTGTCTGCCAGAGGAAAAGAT TTTGCCAAAGGTCTGAGGAAGTTCATCCAGGACCAGAACATCAAAGATCTGAAGGTCTGGACAAGCCAGATGAAGAGAACCATCCAGACAGCGGAGTGCCTGGGAGTCCCATACGAACAGTGGAAATCTCTGAATGAAATCGACGCC GGCGTGTGTGAGGAAATGATGTACGAGGAAATCCAAGAGCATTTCCCTCTAGAGTTTGCACTGAGAGACCAAGACAAATACCGCTACCGCTATCCTAAAGGAGAG TCATATGAAGACCTGGTGCAGCGGCTGGAGCCCGTGATCATGGAGCTGGAGAGACAGGAGAACATTCTGGTCATTTGTCACCAGGCCGTCATGCGCTGTCTGCTTGCTTACTTCCTGGATAAGACTGCAG ATGAGTTGCCTTATCTTAAGTGCCCTTTGCACACTGTGTTGAAGTTGACCCCTATGGCTTATG
- the pfkfb4b gene encoding 6-phosphofructo-2-kinase/fructose-2,6-bisphosphatase 4b isoform X2, with product MRGSCRPRNTRDRPVCMTNCPTLIVTVGLPARGKTYISKKLTRYLNWIGVQTKEFNVGQYRRECLKIYKSFEFFRPDNEEGLKIRQQCAMSALNDVRQYLSVEGGQVAVFDATNTTRERRGTIVKFAEQNGFKVFFVESVCEDPDVIEQNIVQVKLGNPDYIHCDSQEAIEDFMERIKCYESSYQPLDEVLDRDLSYIKIMDVGRRYLVNRVVDHIQSRIVYYLMNIHITPRSIYLCRHGESDLNIKGRIGGDAGLSARGKDFAKGLRKFIQDQNIKDLKVWTSQMKRTIQTAECLGVPYEQWKSLNEIDAGVCEEMMYEEIQEHFPLEFALRDQDKYRYRYPKGESYEDLVQRLEPVIMELERQENILVICHQAVMRCLLAYFLDKTADELPYLKCPLHTVLKLTPMAYGCKVESVYLGVDAVNTHRDRPENVNVQRSTEDALQTVPDHF from the exons ATGAGGGGCTCCTGCCGCCCGAGAAACACGCGGGACAGGCCAG TGTGTATGACAAACTGTCCGACCCTCATTGTGACGGTTGGACTTCCAGCCAGAGGGAAGACTTACATTTCAAAGAAGCTCACCCGCTACCTAAACTGGATAGGTGTACAAACCAAAG AGTTCAACGTCGGCCAGTACCGGAGGGAGTGTCTGAAGATCTACAAATCCTTTGAGTTTTTCCGTCCAGATAATGAAGAAGGCTTAAAAATCAGGCA GCAGTGTGCCATGTCGGCCCTTAATGACGTCCGGCAGTACCTGAGTGTTGAAGGAGGACAGGTTGCG GTTTTTGATGCCACAAATAcaacaagagaaagaagaggaaccaTCGTCAAGTTTGCTGAGCAGAATGGCTTCAAG GTATTTTTTGTGGAGTCTGTGTGTGAAGATCCAGACGTCATTGAACAAAATATAGTG CAAGTGAAGCTGGGAAACCCGGACTACATACACTGCGACTCACAGGAGGCCATCGAGGACTTCATGGAGAGAATAAAGTGCTACGAGTCATCCTACCAGCCTCTGGATGAGGTCCTGGACAG GGATCTGTCCTACATTAAGATCATGGATGTGGGCCGTCGTTACCTGGTGAACCGCGTGGTGGACCACATCCAGAGCCGAATCGTCTACTACCTGATGAACATCCACATCACACCACGCTCCATCTACCTGTGTCGCCACGGTGAGAGCGACCTCAACATTAAGGGACGCATCGGAGGAGACGCTGGCCTGTCTGCCAGAGGAAAAGAT TTTGCCAAAGGTCTGAGGAAGTTCATCCAGGACCAGAACATCAAAGATCTGAAGGTCTGGACAAGCCAGATGAAGAGAACCATCCAGACAGCGGAGTGCCTGGGAGTCCCATACGAACAGTGGAAATCTCTGAATGAAATCGACGCC GGCGTGTGTGAGGAAATGATGTACGAGGAAATCCAAGAGCATTTCCCTCTAGAGTTTGCACTGAGAGACCAAGACAAATACCGCTACCGCTATCCTAAAGGAGAG TCATATGAAGACCTGGTGCAGCGGCTGGAGCCCGTGATCATGGAGCTGGAGAGACAGGAGAACATTCTGGTCATTTGTCACCAGGCCGTCATGCGCTGTCTGCTTGCTTACTTCCTGGATAAGACTGCAG ATGAGTTGCCTTATCTTAAGTGCCCTTTGCACACTGTGTTGAAGTTGACCCCTATGGCTTATG